The following is a genomic window from Miscanthus floridulus cultivar M001 chromosome 14, ASM1932011v1, whole genome shotgun sequence.
agcctttgcgttggattgattgtcaagtgttgtgtcgtacaattgttctctccttgcctcaggagccctgccctcctttatatagtcagaaggccagagtcctagtcggtttacaatgaggtttcctggtaggattacttaatagttctactactaagattacatgggaagaatcctagttggactagatcttctttctcccttgcggggtatcctgtgggtcccgcatcgacaagcccccgagcacttcatggttgagctctgaaagtctcactTTGCTcttttaagtcttgttgagtaggaacaaaatgtcatccgagtgctttctggagtgaaaccttgtagcgcttcttgggatcttcgagtggtgagtgcttttttgaaaaaagtacatccatcgggttgtagcccccgagcctcttgctaattggaacaaggagctggaggatcttgtcttgaagttgctctgattgttcgttgaagttttatgaaaaagaactcgaatatggctcgttccgggttctttttgttgtaatgtcttgaagtggtctgcgttgagtaagtcttttggtgacgtgcgctttttcgaagaaaaagtgcactcactgagtgtagcccccgagcctcttgctatttggaacaaaaagttggagggtcttgatcctttatgttgctttaaaatttgtgttctgaagtagtttccgagacttggattatttcatcatccgagtagttacgcggcatgcagcctccgagcttatgtccgggttctttttggttgggtgcaatttttcgtaaaaattgcactcactgagtgtagcccccgagcctcttgcttttgctttgcaaaagttggagggtccagattcttgtcttcaaaaaattctgtggttatgtatcctgctttctccgagttcttctcttttagaaaagaggttggatgaagagtcttgatgtgtcttgtattcttggtcctttgtctttggttccgagcctccgggagtggttgaaaatgaaagccgagctccctagcttagtgttgattaagctatgatgttggCCGAGCCCCTGAGCGTATATccatgttgttttgttcaggaagaactcggatgcgaggtgttGGCGTATtcttttgatagtctgctgttgtcagatgtagttgtgtggtggtggttgagtgtaaatgccttttgttcacgggttgtactgtgctggtatattctttcgaatatgcccgtcttcgagtactgtttcttctcgcctgagccatccattattgagtcctgtcttttcgcTGTGTCCTTTgctaggcttatttcgttggtactcctagtccatgtgcgccgatcctttggcctataaatactgTCTTGGAGTGCTTATtttcattcattggacattctgttgaaaccttcgcggttgtgaacatggtagtttgtgaagtagagcagcccccgggcgtattttgtagttcctatgtgtcttgtcgtagctggaggaagtcttgtgatagggattagaggtaggctagtcccgcgacagcattgtgccaggatgtacgtggtggtagttggaggaagtcttgtgatgtgggcttcgttccttcatccggcagttctgggttgatcctcgtcgcctgtcttgagaccgtctggcgcagatcaacaccatatccagcatcacatcggtcttgggtagacagatgcccgccggccttctctgctccatgttgccctgccgtgctgccgatttccgccttggatgcactgcgtccgtcctttgaagaaaacagtgtagctgatggcggtctgtccttccgagtagcaatttgggacacgtagtcgttccagagcttagtcgtgtccgtgttcctctttgctactttgcttttcgtggtgccgagttcgttgggtcttgtaagatttgtaatcctctatttttgaagtcgcttgtaatgtaacgaatcttgtcttcttagttgtctttgacttttctgttgtgatccctatcgttcatgagactaccgagttctttcttacataatcGGGTTCTTTTGTCCCtcatgaggtagccctttctttcttcttggttcaacgagttgttcttgtagttatctgataaccctgctgtggtgctgtgcggataagtctgaaatctgcccgttggtttgtaccgttgtgtggattcgtgccctccgtcgttttagctgcgtcggtaaatggaccgttgtgtttccacgctgtgctttaacgggccttatgggccatttgtatcactgagaaatctatttaaagaccttttatcttcctttcccttgtcgcccagctcttgcctttaaaccctagttctcaaaaacccgccgccgtcattgtcgccattGCCCGAGCGCCATCATTCTAGCTTCGTCCTCCTTAGCGCCTTTTTTGctcccgccagttcatgggaaagaagaagaccgcaagcaagtctcaggcgaccttcgtggacgaggagtcatccctgtctttgattgaaaaccaggagttcgtggccatgagggcagctcagaaggtttggcctgctccaacaaccagcgaagaccagctgcgcgagctcgttagtgatggcttgatccaaagcaaagtcatcgctgaatggagagttccgggcgagcatcgggttccggccccgggtcctggtgagattgtcctttttgtttcttttgtccgcgctggactttgtcttcctgcttccgccttccttcatcagtttcttggctatttcggggttagtctgaaccatctaacccccaatgccgttctccatctttctgtttttgttcatctttgtgaagccttccttgggatccctccttctctctctctttttcgctttttctttcgcctgaaacctcaaccccgccgtgaggaaaccagtgccctcagcggttgcgggattcagtttcgccagggtctcaaaatcaagttttttgattacgacctggtcgattctgtcaaagattggcgtgccgagtggttttacgctgccaatttgatcccttctcttgtcgttcactccggatccggtcctgtggtgaatgaccgatgggacaagaagcttgagtcacctgctgagattcaagcgatccagccactccttgataggattagcatgctgaaacagcagggtttgactggctttggtattgtttcaagtttccttcgtcgccgggttcagcccctgaaagagcgggaacatctcggctttgagtattctggggccgaggatccttcgcgcatggtcccagctcttgagctgaccggtgaggaggtactcgagcgccttcagaagatgctgaaaggagtgagcgtcattcctcctgccatctctgagttctcggccatcaacccgcccccagctgtgagttgtctatctttttgtttgagttctttatgtattcTTGCTGCATCcgctcttgcttagcttttccttgtctcggtgttttatcttttctcgcaggagcttgggcggaactttgtcgatccgatccccctcgatgttctccctgccgtggcggagccTGGGGATCGCctagctggtacttctgcaattagtaagtctcgaacctttacagcccttcctggagtttcttccggatttgttgatgtatatgaagaatatgttcctcgtctagtccctcgcggtcctcgcagtgtcccgaagagggggcgaatggacgggtcttcatctggcttgcctgtctccaagaagcctcgcaaaccaagtactccctcaggtactccagttgttgctagcatgctcttaggtgagcacatttaatactctttgttcttttattttcctgtttctctcttgaaccgagtacttttcatctccttttcagcaggtgctctggtttcattggctgaggaagaagaggatgatgaagtccccctcatcatgcggcggtgagttgtttttcttgttcttgttgcactgaatttctcctctttgttttgaattttagttttgaacttttttgaagtaatcggaggtcgggtgtgagttcttccgaggctcccgcgccgacttcttctgaagctccggtgtcgagttctttggtcgCCTCTGTCCCGAGTTCtaccgctcctccggtgcggagttcttctacGGCTCCAGTCCCGGCTTCTTCTGCGGCCccgttgtcggctatcccgctcccgtcgccgggtggcggggacgtcttcgccgtcgtggttccccctgcgaggccttctcttggcttcgcgaagaaaaaagtggttgggtgagtagattctagctttatctttttggcttttatcttccctcctctggttcttaatggtgcttccttttatcatctttcagtgtttcgtcttctctcatttctttatcgacttcttctctgcctcctgtCGTACCCACGAGTTCCGAGCCTCGGGACTcgcaacattctgttgatgaagtcgccgcgggggcttcagagctacctggcggagttgcgaACTTGGCCgttccggaggtgactgtggccgtcgcgccgggtccttctgaggatttggctccggcttctctggaggttgccttggtcgctccttcttcgccccagccggtctctccttccccttctcttgcttctggCGGCCCCTCgatttccggtgacgtggtgcaacagttcgatgccactcatcggttatcggagctgaccgcagcctgggggagcttgtcgacccttgcgtcttcttttggtgaaaagctccaggtaggttttattgCTACTTCTTTTTTGCATGTTTGTTTCTCTTCTATCCTTAcgtcttgtttctctttgcctctttttgctcagtctttctctcgcgatcattctggcttcttcttctcatctgagaatgagaggaagttgtcttcggaggtggacgctctgaaagccgatcttgacctcctccgggctgagttggagacggagcgtcaagtgcaccagaaagaggagaagacccttcgcgcccgggtagtggagacggagaagcagagagatgctgcggtggagtctgcgaagaatgaatgcaaaggtgccgcgggttctgcctgtttcttcttgtattttgacttgttttcccgctgacttgttcttgggtgtcctgtctagctctccgagttgagaagcagaagctctcggagagtatcgatgaaatgaaggctcttgtccgttctagtcacaataaagctgaggaggtaattactcatgctgaggaagaactcgcccttgctaggctgattaggtgcggagctgacagagatcttgtgcaggcccaaaaaactattgaaaacttgtccgggaagctggcgacggctactgagaattggaatgctttgtgaaaatcttttcgttcagtagccgatgtccttcggactccggcggatgacgggcaatcttgggcgcagttcattccccggattccgactcgtttccaagagttcgcgtagaggtgtgcccaagtatgtaccaagaatgtgctggcctaggtccgggtccttgctccagaggtgcctctctccaagatagcagaagaagctgatagccaagaatatcttgacgccgttgaaaggatggagcctgaggtcgaagatctagctagtagggttgtagatagtctaagtattgatatttctttttctgatgacaatgcctgacttGATTGAGcatcctcttgtaatattacactcctttttaaatgaagattcttttatttttgttgatgtattctttgcctgggtgcggttgaagttatttgacttgctgagtaccttgtcctgttcccgtctctgctccgtaaaacaactctgtgcgttattttgacgaggcccctcgatttgtcgagtacttttcttttctttctcccttgtgatccgtcgagtgctttgcgttaacaacctttcgcctgcgctatgtgaaatgactcggtatagaatgttgccttgataaacttcggcatccgagtgctttcttgagtggcgctcgtgcttttctgaagaaaaaagtattcctattcctatctggatgtagcccccgagcctcttgcttttcggaacgaagtgctggagggtcttttgaagttaaatttcggtcgacttgtttcgggtgttagcttttggctaccctcatcggcgggctcaagcatcttttcagctattttgctctcggccgggatgctcaggcatgttttcagccattttgctttttgtttcgggtgttagcttttagctaccctcatcggcgggctcaagcgttttttcagctattttgctctcggccgggatgctcaggcatgttttcagccattttgctttttgtttcgggtgttagcttttagctaccctcatcggcgggctcaagcatcttttcagctattttgctctcggccgggacgctcaggcatgtcttcagccattttgctttttgtttcgggtgttagcttttagctaccctcatcggcgggctcaagcgtttttttagctattttgctctcggccgggatgctcaggcatgttttcagccattttgctttttgtttcaggtgttagcttttagctaccctcatcggcgggctcaagcgttttttcagctattttgctctcggccgggatgctcaggcatgttttcagccattttgctttttgtttcgggtgttagcttttagctaccctcatcggcgggctcaagcatctttttagctattttgctctcggccgggacgctcaggcatgttttcagccattttgctttttgtttcgtgaaaacaactcgttgaaagtcatgacaagacatgctgtggacgaatgtcatttttattgatcatgagtataaactactacatatgtttttgaagagtattgcttttcgtcgattgtgaacgttggtcccttgtggcttgcatatctgttttttcttgagttgtttttacacgtagaatcttcttagctggttgatgtgccatgtattgctgacttcttttccatcttcggttatcaacttgtatgttcctggtctggtgacttttgtaacaatgaaaggaccttcccatggactgagtagcttatgtcgtccgtcagtcttctgtatccttcttagtaccaAGTCTCCGACTtatagtgatcgaggttgggtactcttgttgtaatgccgtcttaaaccttgtaggtatctggctgattggagggtagcgtttactctgacttcttctgagctgtcgagttctaatcttcttgtgtgttctgcttctccttcatcgtattgttctatttttggggatgtccagatcaagtcggcgggtagtatggcctctgacccgtaaactaggaaaaagggtgagtggcctgttgctctgcttatttgagttcatagcccccatactactttcggtaattcttcaatccatttggatccatagtccactagttcttcgtataaccttggttttaatccggctagtatgagtccattagccctttctacttgtccgttggcttctggatgtgcaacagacgcatagtctatactgaaaccacagtcttgtgcccagctcctgaactctgtagctgtgaagggggagcctagatctgtgatgattcgattgggcatgccgaagcggtgcataatgtcttggatgaactcgactgctttggttgcgctgtatttcacgagtggtttgtattcaatccacttggtgaatttgttaattgccacaaagatgtactcgaagccgccttttgcttttttcaggggtcctacttgatctagcccccagcaggaaaaaggccaagcggatgggatgcagataagattgtgagctggtacatgggcttgtcttgcaaacatttggcaacctttgcattttctgacaagttcttctgcgtctttcaaagcggttggccagtagaatccggtgcgaaatgctttgccaaccagtgtccttgaggcggcatgatttccacagcaacctgagtgtatttcgtctaggatctctttaccttcttcaaatgagacacattttaggagtactcctgatgatgctgctcttctgtaaagtttatctcctactagaacgtagtttttgcttctacgaacaacttgggtggcttctgccttatctgctggtaatttgttttctttgatatagtcaatgaaagcttgggtccatgaagtgttgattatcaggatctgaacgcctttagcctggatttcttgtgttgtttcaccgggttgtttgatagagggaactgatagctcttctatgaatacgtcaggtggaacctttgctctgtctgatccgagcttggcaaggacatctgctgcaatgttagaatcgcgtagtatgtgtaaaatttctaacccttggaagtgtttttcgagtttccgtatttcagcacaataagcacccatgttttctttggtgcagtcccaatctttgttgacttgattgatgaccactgctgaatcgccgtatacgagtaatctttttattccgagggtaatcgcgactcgtagcccgtggatgagggcttcatattctgcttcgttatttgtagcttgccataatatctgaaggacgtacttgagttgttttccttctggagaaataaGAAGAACACCTGCAccagccccgcctagtttgagtgaaccatcaaagtacatcttccagtggtcaaggattgtatctgataaaggctgttgaatctctgtccattcggccacgaaatcggcgagggcttgagattttattgctttccgtggggtgaaattgatgtcaagagctccgatttcgactgcccatttggatatgcgtcccgtggcatctttattgcataggatgtctccgagtgggaaatccgtcaccacggtaatcttgtggctttcgaaatagtggcgaagcttccgtgaggtgatgagtagagcgtagagtagtttttgtacatgcgggtaccggattttggattctgacaatacttcgctgatgtagtatacgggacgttgcactttatacatgcgcccttgttcttctctttctatgactattgctgtgctgattacggtaggagttgccgcaatatatagcatcatatcttcatctttctttggaggtgttaggataggcgacgaagtgaggtattctttaagttttttgaaagcttcgtcggcctctattgtccactcgaacttgtctgtcttctttagtagtttgaagaaaggtaaccccttttcgccgagtcttgatatgaatcggttgagggccgccatgcatcctgttagtttctgcacatctttgacacttctaggtgggcccatctctgttatagctcgaatttgcttggtgctggcttcgatcccgcgctgactgaccaaaaatccgagtagttgtcctgagggaaccccaaatacatatttatttgggttcaatttccatctccatttctttaagttttcgaaggtttgccttaaatcttcaattagagtgtctgggttcttttttttcaccaccacatcgtccacgtatgcctccacattttcaccgatttgattcccaaggcaagtctggatagctctttggtacgtggcgccagcgttctttagtccaaacgacatggtcttgtagcagtaggcaccgaacggggtgatgaaagatgtcttgctctggtcttcttcttttagtgcgatctggtgatatcctgaatagcaatcgagaaaagataatagcgcagatcctgctgtcgagtcaactatctggtcaatgcgtggtagcccgaacggatcttttgggcaatgtttgttgagatctgtgtaatcgacgcacatgcgccactcgtccgtgtttttcttctgtacaaggactgggtttgctagccaatctggatgtaggatctccctgatgaatccggctgccatcagttttgttatttcctttttaattgctgccttcttgtcgggtgagaatcatcgtagccgttgttttacaggtttggagcttttgttaacatcaattctgtgctcagccaactctcttgggactcctggcatgtcggctggcttccaagcgaagatatctttgttttctcgaagaaagttggtgagcgcgagttcctattttgccaagagTTGAGcgctgatagttgctgtcttagAGGTGtcacctgtgcctaagtcgatttgcttgacgtcggcttcttttggtggtgcgatgatactgggttttttagctggtatttctaattcttcttggcttgtttctgcagcgattgcggctatttcttttcttccgttgtcggcttgcgctttagctgcaatttggatcgcctgaacgtcgcagtcaaaagcgcgctttaaatcgcttcgaagagaaagtatACCGTTGGGTCCCGGCATTTTAAGCAgtaggtacggataatgtggtattgccatgaatttggccagtgctggacgtccgaggattgcatgatatgacgaatcgaagtcggcgacttcaaatttgataaactctgttcggtagtttgaaggagttccaaaggtaacaggcaaagtaatttgtccgagtgtcatggctgctttgccgggtactattccgtaaaaaggcgtgcttgttggcgtaatcatcccggcgagttgtagtcccattttccttagagtttctgaaaagatgatgttgagtccagctcctccatcgattagtactttggtgatggtcataccagcaatagtcggatctagaaccagtgggtaatggcctgcgtttcccacgctagtccattggtcttctctggtaaattggataggatactgtgaccaattgaggtatcttggtgtagccggttctgccgtcataatggtccgtagtgctagtttttcttgatgtttgcttctgcaatccggagcccctgagaaaatcactgctaccgttcccctgggtttttggaatcctttgtcctcgtggttgtcttcttctcttttctgattgtcctctttggtgttttccttactatcttttcttgtgtatcgatcgttgaaagtgtagcaatttccgatggtgtgcctcccgccagggtgcaatgggcaacgtatgttttcaatgtcatcatatcttctgggtttgggaaacttctttgatttgtcggccattgccacagtattgtctggtctacattttctttctggatgtctgctatttcggtgatttcgCTTGTctgagttgtcctggttgcttctgtccgggaacctctctcgtgttttttcttctgcagtaatcatcttttctactgtatgcctgaattcttcattgtttctcggattttctttgcagaagtcttggaattgccacctagccatgattccgtgagagaaagcttcaattacttcttgttcggttatgtcatgcacttgagctcgtagttcgccgaatcatcgatagtagtttctgagactttcgccccccttttgcttgagtccttttagttctgcgtGAGTGATTGGATGTGtgatgattcctgcaaaattctcacaaaaagctctttgcaaatcctcccaatttctgatagatcctgggttcagtttgtcgaaccattggagaggcatggcttccagtgccataggaaagaacagggttttgatatcgtcgtctcctctggctagttcaattgattgtgaatatattctgagccattgccttggttcagttttgccatcatacttggagtggttagacggtttgaatttgttaggtaatcgtaccaatgcaagcctgttcgcgaaacaggggaatctgtcgggtgtcttggtttctttgaattcggattcggcaccttcttctggccaactgtcgtttttATGGGAATAATCtcgcgaggttgtctgggtaggtaccctactcctagtcttccttggttgttcaaatcggtggccttgattatgttccttcctacttcctccgtcatggcttccacccggcccaagtctttcgaaagcggatttcctttgattttgatcttcttgcctgtgggttgttgatctggcgggtagtcttgatcgagctctctcttcatgtgtTCTTGGGAtcatcgatcggagcaagtcttggagctgttcatacttctcaccgggatgtgaagttgttctgagttcttctaatgcttctcgaatcttatcgtaaggtgtattcg
Proteins encoded in this region:
- the LOC136505694 gene encoding uncharacterized protein, whose amino-acid sequence is MVPALELTGEEVLERLQKMLKGVSVIPPAISEFSAINPPPAELGRNFVDPIPLDVLPAVAEPGDRLAGTSAIIPRGPRSVPKRGRMDGSSSGLPVSKKPRKPSTPSGTPVVASMLLAGALVSLAEEEEDDEVPLIMRRSLGGTLSTQSLLTFSPPRWRLGKKLLELLQLS
- the LOC136505563 gene encoding uncharacterized protein, which encodes MVLPFIIFQFAAGASELPGGVANLAVPEVTVAVAPGPSEDLAPASLEVALVAPSSPQPVSPSPSLASGGPSISGDVVQQFDATHRLSELTAAWGSLSTLASSFGEKLQSFSRDHSGFFFSSENERKLSSEVDALKADLDLLRAELETERQVHQKEEKTLRARVVETEKQRDAAVESAKNECKALRVEKQKLSESIDEMKALVRSSHNKAEEAQKTIENLSGKLATATENWNAL